A genomic window from Salvia hispanica cultivar TCC Black 2014 chromosome 5, UniMelb_Shisp_WGS_1.0, whole genome shotgun sequence includes:
- the LOC125187795 gene encoding NDR1/HIN1-like protein 6 gives MCGSCMKCIGCCCCLLFLLLLALALTASYYYALYVPQVPTYEVHSLDVRTFSMLPDLTLDTNIVATVRASNPNSDIGFIYGENGQVNVVFNETDVICMGRPPHFRQGNRNVTNIRVDMVGKGRVGPGLQAALQENQKSHRPVPLVVKVTMPIRVVVEGIPLREFKVYVNSSMLVDNLGPNKMMKIISSDVSYYFEL, from the coding sequence ATGTGTGGTAGCTGCATGAAATGCAtcggctgctgctgctgcctcctcttcctcctcctcctcgcccTCGCCCTCACCGCCTCCTACTACTACGCCCTCTACGTCCCCCAAGTCCCCACCTACGAGGTCCACAGCCTCGACGTCCGCACCTTCTCCATGCTCCCCGACCTCACCCTCGACACCAACATCGTCGCCACCGTCAGGGCCTCAAACCCTAATTCCGACATAGGGTTCATCTATGGCGAGAACGGGCAGGTCAACGTGGTATTCAACGAAACAGACGTGATATGCATGGGCCGCCCCCCGCACTTTCGCCAGGGGAATAGGAACGTGACGAATATCCGGGTGGACATGGTGGGGAAGGGCCGGGTGGGGCCAGGACTCCAGGCGGCTCTGCAGGAGAACCAGAAGAGCCACAGGCCCGTCCCGTTGGTGGTGAAGGTGACGATGCCGATTAGGGTTGTGGTGGAGGGGATCCCCTTGAGGGAGTTTAAGGTTTATGTCAACTCTTCTATGTTGGTTGATAACTTGGGTCCTAACAAGATGATGAAAATCATATCGAGTGATGTGTCTTATTATTTTGAGTTGTGA
- the LOC125188198 gene encoding uncharacterized protein LOC125188198, with product MVVALGPGKFYGVALPRPRLHTDAKLSDERVDPPPSVTDPLISWAREAHWSMGGLSVHRRRLQGRIEGSVERLRAQRDQISTRSPIPTKSGTKSAEIGASPSPPRAPAAIKRRRVVGLTDGDEEEVIAAVKRGLVRKLGDDFERVARESEIGSAERISSGEGKKKLVKGGAAASGIRRSPRLSKMR from the coding sequence ATGGTTGTTGCATTAGGTCCGGGGAAATTCTACGGCGTCGCCCTGCCGCGGCCGCGCCTCCACACCGACGCCAAGCTCAGTGACGAGAGAGTCGATCCGCCGCCCTCCGTCACGGATCCGCTCATCTCGTGGGCGCGCGAGGCCCACTGGTCCATGGGCGGCCTCAGCGTCCATCGCCGCCGCCTCCAGGGCCGCATCGAGGGCAGCGTCGAGCGCCTCCGAGCTCAGCGGGACCAGATCTCCACCAGATCCCCAATTCCGACGAAATCGGGGACAAAATCAGCCGAGATCGGCGCATCGCCGTCTCCGCCGCGCGCTCCGGCGGCGATTAAGCGCCGCCGCGTCGTCGGATTGACGGATGGAGACGAGGAAGAGGTGATCGCGGCGGTGAAGAGAGGCTTGGTGAGGAAATTGGGGGATGATTTTGAACGAGTGGCGAGGGAGAGCGAAATCGGAAGCGCGGAGAGAATTAGCTCCGgtgaaggaaagaagaaattggTTAAGGGAGGGGCTGCCGCCTCGGGAATCAGAAGATCGCCGCGGTTGTCGAAGATGCGGTGA
- the LOC125186393 gene encoding mannan endo-1,4-beta-mannosidase 2-like, translated as MVVDGEETLILDLLFKNSILSFFLVLGVSVLMVKSKAFGGNGVLYPIVGFVSCVAFVYLSFGDLWMNIHVDTTKLSFVERNGTQFVVDGRPFYFNGWNSYWMMDHAADAFRRGKVREMLQTGARMGLTVCRTWAFNDGEYNALQITPGRFDERVFRALDYVIAESRRYGIRLMLCLVNNLQAYGGKTQYVKWAWEEGVGLSSSNDSFFYDPSIRRYFKHYVKTVLTRRNTLTGVEYRDDPTIFGWELINEPRCMTDKSGDTLQDWIEEMSTFIKEIDRNHLLTVGLEGFYGPKSPKRLTVNPEIWASDVGTDFIRNSKISTVDFASVHIYPDHWTHNPDFEYKLKFVAKWMISHIEDGDKELKKPVMFTEFGLSTENADFSPAQRERFYKVILDIMYKSAVRNKSGAGSLVWQFLVEGMEESNDDFGIIPWKRQSTYQLFTEQSCKLARVQGALSTQINYLRKLCSSL; from the exons ATGGTAGTGGATGGGGAGGAGACTCTGATTCTTGATTTGCTGTTTAAAAATTCGATCTTGAGcttctttcttgttttgggAGTGTCGGTGTTGATGGTTAAGAGCAAGGCGTTTGGTGGGAATGGGGTGCTTTACCCCATTGTCGGCTTTGTGTCGTGTGTGGCCTTCGTATACTTGTCATTTGGGGATTTGTGGATGAATATTCATGTGGATACGACGAAATTGAGCTTTGTGGAGAGGAATGGGACTCAGTTCGTAGTCGATGGCAGGCCGTTCTATTTCAATGGGTGGAATTCTTACTGGATGATGGATCATGCTGCTGATGCATTCAGGAGGGGGAAGGTTAGGGAAATGCTGCAGACTGGTGCAAGAATGGGGCTCACTGTGTGCAGGACTTGGGCTTTCAATGATGGGGAATACAATGCTCTCCAAATCACCCCCGGTCGATTCGATGAGAGAGTGTTTAGG GCCTTAGATTATGTTATCGCAGAATCTAGAAGATACGGTATAAGGCTGATGCTGTGCTTGGTAAATAACTTGCAAGCTTACGGTGGAAAGACGCAATATGTCAAGTGGGCGTGGGAAGAAGGCGTTGGTTTGAGTTCTTCTAATGATTCGTTCTTTTATGACCCATCTATCCGCCGCTACTTCAAGCATTATGTTAAG ACTGTTCTAACCAGGAGGAACACATTAACCGGAGTCGAGTATAGGGACGATCCAACTATCTTTGGGTGGGAGTTGATCAATGAACCCCGCTGTATGACTGACAAATCCGGTGATACACTACAG GACTGGATAGAAGAAATGTCGACTTTTATTAAGGAAATCGACCGGAACCATCTGCTTACCGTGGGGCTAGAAGGATTCTATGGACCTAAAAGTCCGAAAAGATTGACTGTCAATCCCGAGATCTGGGCATCTGATGTGGGAACTGATTTCATTCGCAATTCAAAGATCTCGACAGTCGACTTTGCATCGGTTCATATCTACCCTGATCACTG GACACACAACCCCGATTTTGAATACAAGCTGAAGTTCGTGGCCAAGTGGATGATCTCCCACATTGAAGACGGCGACAAGGAGCTGAAAAAGCCCGTGATGTTCACAGAGTTCGGGCTTTCCACTGAGAACGCGGACTTCAGCCCTGCTCAGCGCGAGAGGTTCTACAAAGTGATTCTCGACATCATGTACAAGTCCGCAGTGAGGAACAAGTCGGGTGCAGGATCTCTCGTGTGGCAGTTCCTGGTCGAAGGGATGGAGGAGTCCAACGACGACTTTGGGATCATCCCGTGGAAGAGGCAGTCGACGTATCAGCTCTTCACCGAGCAGTCGTGCAAGCTCGCACGAGTTCAAGGTGCACTCTCTacacaaataaattacttGAGAAAACTGTGCTCTTCTCTCTAA